TACCGGACGTGACGTTGTTGCCACGAAAGCCCTGCCACTCGATAGTCCATCCTCCACATTGGAATCCCAAGTTATCAGCATGAGTTCCGGCTACTAGGATTTTTCGTGCTTTCTTCGGAAGGGGAAGCAATGGCTTTTTCGGGTCCTTGCCATTTTTCAGCAGGACAAGTGATTTTCTAACAGCTTCCCTTGCCAGCTCCCTGTGTTCCTGTAACGAAAATAATACGCTTCActaaatgcaacaaaaagaCCGGTGAAATGAAGAGAAACGACAACGGAAGACAAACCTGGCTTCCGAGGTGTTTTGCTAGGGAGAGATCAGCTAGGGGATCCTCAAATAGGCCCATGACGAACTTCACCCTTAGTATTCTACGGACAGCATCATCGATCCTGCTCATGGGAATCACGTTGCTCTTCACGAGCGAAGTCAGAGTGCTGATAAACTCTGTGTAATTCTTAGGTACCATAACCTGCAAAAGATCAAGAGATGTGTCAAGTTAGGTAGGCCGTGTTTATATCCTCGTTTCCTTGTTTGGTGAAGTAAAACTAACCATGTCGATTCCAGCAAGAACACCGGCTTGAACAGAATAAGTGTAGTTCGCGTGGGGAGGGCTCGTGATCCTGTCGATGCCCTCCCAATCTGATATAACAAAGCCCTGCAATcaacaatcaatcaatcaatcaccATTGATGAATCTTGAGAAGTTGATCGAATGTTGATATTTACCCGAAATTTAAGGCGATTTTTGAGGAAGCCGGTGATGAGAAACTTGTTCGTATGCATCTTGATGCCATTCCAGCTCGAGTAAGAGATCATCACCGTGGCCACGCCTTTTCTGATGGAATCATAGTAAGCCGGCATGTGGATGCCAAACAGTCCCTTCGGGTTGATGACAGTGTTGTTCTCGTCTATTCCCATCGTCGTGCCACCATCTCCCACAAAATGCTTTGCACAAGCCGCAATTTTTGTCCTTCGGAAAGATGCACAACCCGAGTTTTAGAGCCGAATTCAAGTTTACTTAAAGATCAGAAAAAAGTAACATACTTTCCAGCAACAAAAGGAATGCCCTTCCTGGAGTTAGCTGGGAGATCGCCTTGTAAACCGGGGATGATCTCAGTCATGGCCTGAACAATCTTGTGATCCTCGCTGTAGCTCTCGAAGCAACGCCCCCATCTTGGATCCCGGCAGACCTATCAAGGTACAAACGATCGCACATCAAGAAACACGAAAGCGTATCTAATTCCCGGGTTAAGAGAGGGGGCGTAAACTCGGCTTACAGCTATGCAAGGTGCGAAGGTATATCGAATTCCCGTGGCCCTAACTTCCAGTGCAGTAGCAGCTCCAATCCTCTTTACAAGCTGTGGATCCCTATTTTTGCGATGTCAATAGC
The nucleotide sequence above comes from Salvia hispanica cultivar TCC Black 2014 chromosome 5, UniMelb_Shisp_WGS_1.0, whole genome shotgun sequence. Encoded proteins:
- the LOC125188449 gene encoding beta-glucosidase BoGH3B-like — protein: MLRMNKMRVFLVFLCLWAAVAEAKILKYKDPKQHLNARIKDLMRRMTLEEKIGQMTQIESKVASPDVMKNYFIGSVLSGPGSVPVAKASAADWVNMVNGFQKGALSTRLGIPMMHGIDAVHGHSNVYKATIFPHNVGLGVTRDPQLVKRIGAATALEVRATGIRYTFAPCIAVCRDPRWGRCFESYSEDHKIVQAMTEIIPGLQGDLPANSRKGIPFVAGKTKIAACAKHFVGDGGTTMGIDENNTVINPKGLFGIHMPAYYDSIRKGVATVMISYSSWNGIKMHTNKFLITGFLKNRLKFRGFVISDWEGIDRITSPPHANYTYSVQAGVLAGIDMVMVPKNYTEFISTLTSLVKSNVIPMSRIDDAVRRILRVKFVMGLFEDPLADLSLAKHLGSQEHRELAREAVRKSLVLLKNGKDPKKPLLPLPKKARKILVAGTHADNLGFQCGGWTIEWQGFRGNNVTSGTTILAAIKKAVDPSTQVVFSENPGSSFVKGGEFSHAIVVVGELPYADKAGDSTNLTIAEPGPSTIRSVCGSTKCVVVVVSGRPVVMEPYVRRIDALVAAWLPGTEGGGVADVLFGDYGFSGKLARSWFKSVDQLPMNVGDEHYDPLFAFGFGLTTQSRHV